The genome window TCTCGTCGCGCACCTTCGTCACCTTGCCGACGATGCCCCCCTGGGTGATGATCTGGTCGCCCCGGCGCAACGCGCCCACCATCGCCTGGTGTTCTTTCAGCTTCTTCTGCTGGGGACGGATGAGAAGAAAGTACATGATCCCGAAGATCAGGATCAGCGGCACGATGGATTGAAAGCCCTGCATGGAGGCTCCTTCTTGGTCTTGTTCGTGGGGCCGCACAGCGGGCGGACGTTTCGGCGCGCACCCTATGACCGGGGCCATGGTGATGCAAGCGCGTGGGGTGGCAGATAAGGGCGATTTGATCCGAGCGCCAGTGGGGAGGCGAAACTGTCGCGGAAACATGGGCCAAAGGCGGGTAGTTCCGGAGTGTACGGATGCGGATCACGACACGCCCCACCCCAAGCCGGGCAGCGCCGTCCCGTGGGGTGGCGCCCACAACGCCTGTAAGTGCCACTTTATGGCGCAGCAGTCATCTTCCCCCAAAACGAAGCCCCAACCCTCACCAAAGCGCCGCCCCGTGGGGCGGGACGGCGCTGCCCGGCGCCTTACGGCGCGCACCGGGCAATCCACGCCCCTTCACCGGCCCTGTCCCTCCACCATGCCACATGAACGCCACCGCCCCCCCCCCGCACAGCCCACCCCGTTAACCCCCCACTTCTGTGCAAAAACCGCGTATGCACAGCCTGTGCACAGCTTGTGTACCACTTGTGACAATTAACGCTTCCCTACCAAACACCGCCTTGTTAACCCCTCCGCACGATGGGTCTGCTAGGCCCCGCACACGTCAGACAAGGACCAGAAGAGATGCACGATATCCGCACCATCCGCGACAATCCCGCCGGCTTCGATGCCGCCATGGCGCGGCGCGGGATCTCTTCGGCCTCCGCCCCCATCCTCGCGCTCGACGAGGCCCGCCGCGCCGCCATCACCGCCGCCGAGGCCGCCCAGGCCGAGCGCAACGCCGCCTCCAAGCAGGTCGGCGCCGCAAAGGCCGCCGGGGATGAGGCCGAGTTCGAGCGCCTGCGCGCCCTTGTCGCTGAAAAGAAAGACGAAATCGCCCGCCTCGAAGAGGAGTCCAAGGCCAGGGACACCGAGCTGCGCGACCTCCTGATGGGCCTGCCCAACATCATGCAGGACGACATTCCCGATGGCGCCGACGAGGCCGATAACGTCGAGATCCACCGCTGGGGCACCCCGCGCGACTTCGCCTTCAAACCGCTCGAGCATTACGAGCTGCCCGGCGCCAGGGAGGCGATGGATTTCGAGACCGCCGCCAAGCTCGCCGGCTCGCGTTTCGTGCTGATGTCGGGCGGAATCGCCCGCATCCACCGGGCGCTCGCCCAGTTCATGATTGATTTGCACATCAACAAGCACGGTCTGACCGAGGTGAACGGCCCGGTGCTGGTGCGCGAAGAGATGATGTATGGCACCAACCAGCTGCCCAAGTTCGGCGAAGACAGCTACCAGACCCGCGAAGGCTGGTGGCTCATCCCGACCTCCGAAGTGACGCTGACCAACATCGTAAACGACTGTATCGTCAACGAAAATTACCTGCCCCGCCGCTACACCGCCCATTCGCTCTGCTTCCGGTCCGAGGCCGGCAGCGCGGGCCGCGACACCGCCGGGATGCTGCGTCAGCACCAGTTCGAAAAAGTCGAGATGGTCTCCATCGTCCACCCCGAGGCCTCCGCCGAGGAGCACGAGCGCATGACCAAATGCGCCGAGGCCGTGCTGGAAGCCCTTGAATTGCCTTACAGAACCGTCGTGCTCTGCACCGGCGACACCGGCTTTGGCGCGCGCCGCACCCATGACATCGAGGTCTGGCTGCCCGGCCAGAACGCCTATCGCGAGATCTCCTCGGTCTCCAACTGCGGCGCCTTCCAGGCCCGCCGGATGAACGCCCGCTTCCGCCCCGAGGCCGGCGGCAAGCCGGAATTTCTCCATACCCTCAATGGCTCGGGCCTCGCCGTCGGCCGTGCGCTCATCGCCGTTCTGGAGAACGGCCAGCAGGAAGACGGCTCCGTTGTCCTGCCCGAGGCGCTCCACGCCTACACCGGCGGGCTGACCACGCTGACCCCCGCAGGCACCCTCGCCTGATCCCCTTGCTCCCCCGCCCCGCGGGCCCTACATTTCAAGTGCAGAACCAGAAGGCGACCCATGGCCATTGACGCAACCGACATCGAAAACCTCATCCGCGAGGCCTTCCCCGACGCGCAGGTCAGCGTGCAGGGCGACGATGGCCAGCACTTCGCCGCCGAGGTGGTCGACGAGAGCTTTCGCGGCAAAAATCGCGTGCAACAACAACGCGCTGTCTATGCGGCCTTGAAGGGCAAGATGGACGGTCCCGCGGGTGAGCTCCACGCTCTGGCGCTCACCACACGGGCGCCCTAGGGGCCGATCGTGGACCCGGGCCTCCTGCTCATCCTCGGGTTCCTCGTCGCCATCCTCGCGGTGCGCGCCGCCTTCGGTGTCCGCAAGAAGTACCGCATCAATCCCGACCCGGAGCCCGAGGCTCCCGAGGCCGTCGAAGCGCCACCACAAAAGCGCCGCGCCTCCTATGGCGCGGCCCGGGCGCGGACCCGTGGCAAGGCGAAGTAGAATGGGGGCTTCCGGCACATGACAGTTCTCGCTGCCGTCTGGCTCCTCCTCGGCCTCATCGGCCTCGCCCTCCTCGCCGCCATGGTCGTCCAGGCCCGCAGGCAGCGCCGTGCGCCCCGCCAGAACCGGGGTGTCGCGCCCGGTCAGGGCGCCTCCCTCCTGCATGAAGGCCACGGCGGCGGCGGTGGCGGCGGCGGCTACAATCGCCCGACCCTCGTGCCGCGCGACCCGCAGGCCTACGCCAAAGCCCTGCAGCCCCGCAAATGAGCACCTGGCTCCTTGTTTTATGGGGCCTCCTGCTCCTCGCCGGCGTGATCGGCGTGGCCCTGATCCTCCGCAAGGGCCCGCGCAAGCCCCGCTCCCGCGCCCTCTCCAGCCACCGCCCCGACGCCCGCGACATGCCCCAGGGCCTCACCCTCAACGACCGTTCCGTTCCCGCCCTCGGCCACCGCGAGGCCGTCACCGAGCACCAGGCCGAGCAGGCCCGCCATCGCCGCAGCGTGACCCAACGGGCCGAAGCCGACGCAAAGGCCGAACGCGCCCGCCGCCTGCGCCCCTGGGATCATCACTGAACCGGCTGGAAATCCCCCGCCAAGCGCTCTATCTGTAGCCCGAAACACACCGCCCGACCGGCCCCCGTGGCCAAAGGAGACCCCATGACCGCCCAAGACCAGATCGCCGAAACCGTCAAAGCAAATGATGTGGTGCTCTACATGAAAGGCACCAAGGAAATGCCCCAATGCGGCTTCTCCTCCCGAGTAGCCGGCGTCCTCAACTTCATGGGGGTCGACTTCACCGACGTGAACGTCCTCGCCAACGATGAAATCCGTCAGGGAATCAAGGACTTCTCCGACTGGCCGACGATCCCGCAGCTCTACGTGAAGGGTGAATTCGTGGGCGGATGCGATATCATCACCGAGATGACCCTGTCGGGCGAACTCGACACCTTGTTCGAGCAGAACGGCGTGGGTTTCGACAAGGACGCTGCCAACAAGATCCGCGAAGCAAACGGCTGATTTTCCAGCAACCCCAACGGGTTGCGCGGCAAAGCTACATCCGCCAGGCCGGTGTCGCGGCCATCCGCATCAGCCGGAACCGCTTGCGGAACTCGCTCATCTCCAGCGCCCCCGCGGCCACCCGGCCGGGGGCGTTTTGCACTTTCCGAAGCAGCACCGGCGCCATCGCCCCCAGGAGCATCGGCGAAGAGGCCGCGGTGCCGAGCTCTCCTCGGCACACGGAACCTGAAGTCATCGCCGCAAGCCCCTCATCTGCAAGCCTTTTCACCGCCTCGGGCCTTCCGTCCACCAGCGGCATCCGGCCACGGCCTTCCAGCTCTGGCACCGCCTGAAAATACCGCGCGAGGGCCGCACCACGGCCCCAGCCGCGCAACCCCGCTTCGGCCTCCGCCCCGGCCCCGAGCGCGGCCGCAGAGGCCCAGACAAGCCCGCCGCCGGTCGCATCGAGGTAGTCCCAGAATGCCGGCTCGTCGGCAAAAGGCTCCCGCCCCACGTCCCACTCCCGCGCATCGACGCAGGCCATCAGCGGCGCCACGGGCACGCCCTCCGCAACCGCCTCGGCCAGCGGGGCGGCCACCTCATGCGCCCGCGCCTTTCCGGCCTCGGCCTCCTCCAGCACGTCGCGCCAGAACTGAAGCCGCATCTGCGCAATCATCGGCTCTTCGCTGGCCCATGGCGCACGGGCCACTTCCAGCGCAAACGCCTGAACGGGAAAGAGGATTCTCCGCGCCTCCACCGGCGCGGCCATGATCGCGGCAAAGCCTTCACGCCCGCCACGGGCGACCAGATCTGCACAGGCCTGAAGGGTCATTTCGCGCGCGCCACGACCAGTTGATAGCCGGTCTCCAGCTTCACCCGGCTCCACAGTGCCATTTCCTGCTCCATCGCGGCCATCACGCCCTCCATCTCTTCCGAGGCTCCTTCGCCCCGCCGCCGCGCGATCTCGGCCTTCAACGGCGTGTAGAGCGCGGACCATGCGGCATTGCTCAGCGGGCGATCCGCGATCAGCTCGTACCCGGCCTCTGCCACCTCGGCGCGCAGCTCACCCTGCGTGGGCACCGGCACGTCCATCCAGAACGCCCGCGCCCCGGCCGAGGCCCCGGACTTGAAGTAGACCGGCGCCGAAAACGCCACCGCTCCGCCCGCTTTCAATGCCTTGCGAAAGTCGCGCAAGCCCTTGACCGTGCCCAAAAAATAGATCGCGCCTGCGCACCAGATAAAATCAAACGGCGCTTCGGGCAGATCGTTGAGCGCGGCAAGGTCGCCCGGCCCCACGCGCACCCGTGGCGGCCCGTTCAGCCGGGTCTGCGCGGCTTCCAGAAAGGTCGCGTCCTTGTCGCAGGCCATCACCTGCGCCTCCGGCATTGCCGCCAGCAGCGCCTCGGTGTCGCTGCCCGTGCCGCAGCCCGCATCGCAAACCCGGCTCGCGACCTCTGCCCCGGCCTGCGCCACCGCCCAGGCCACGTCCTTTGCCAGCCCCGGACCCTGCCGTGGCACCGATGAAAACAGCTCCAGAAACGCGCTCATTCACCCACTCTACGCAGCACCTCGCCGGTCTGCACCAATTTCCACGTCACCGCGTCGATCAGCGCGCCGAAACTGGCATCAACGATGTTGGCGCTTACCCCCACCGTGCTCCAGCGCCGCCCGTCGCGGTCTTCGCTGTCGATGATCACCCGCGTCACCGCCTCGGTGCCGCCATTGGTGATCCGCACCTTGAAGTCCACCAGCCGCATCCCCTCCAGCCGCCCCGCATAGGGCCCCAGATCGGCGATCAGCGCGTTCCAGAGCGCGTGCACGGGGCCCGCGTCCTGCATCTCCTCGGGGTGCTCGTTCTTGAAGTAGTTGGTCGTCAGCCCGTGGCCCGGCAGGTTCACCGCAACCACCGCCTCGCTTTCCACCACTATCTGCCCCTTGGCATTGCGGCGGCGCTCCGAGATCACCCGGTAGCGCTCGACATCGAAGTAATCGGGCAGCAGTCCCAGTTCGCGGCGGGCCAGAATCTCGAAGCTGGCCTGCGCTGTGTCGTAGGAAAAGCCCTGCGATTCCCGCTCCTTGATGGTGGTGAGGATCGCCGCAAGCTGATCCTTCTCCGCTTCCAGCCCGGCCTCTCCCAGCCGCCGCTTCAGGTTCGAGGTGCCCGCCTGGTTGCTCATCGGAATGACGCGCTCGTTGCCCACCAGCGCCGGGTCGATATGCTCGTAGGTCGTCGGGTTTTTCAGGATCGCGGAGGCATGCAGCCCCGCCTTGTGGGCAAAGGCCGAGGCGCCGACAAAGGGCGCGGCTCGCATCGGCACGCGGTTGAGGATGTCATCGAGCTTGCGCGAAATCAGCACCATCCGCCCCAGCCCCTCGGCGCTCACGCCGGTGGTGTAAAGGCTGCGATAGGGCTCCTTGAGCAGCAGGATCGGGATGAGCGTGGTCAGGCTGGCATTGCCGCAGCGCTCGCCCAGCCCGTTCAACGTGCCCTGGATCTGCCGCGCGCCCGCGTCCACCGCCGCAAGGCTCCCCGCCACCGCATTGCCGGTGTCGTTATGGGTGTGGATGCCCAGATGGTCGCCCGGAATGCCTGCTTCGATCACGGCCTTTACGATATCGTAAACTTCTGCCGGTAACGTGCCGCCGTTGGTGTCACACAGCACAACCCAGCGGGCGCCCGCGTCGAGTGCAGCTTTCAGGCAGGTCAGCGCATAAGCCGGGTTGGCCTTGTACCCATCGAAGAAATGCTCGGCGTCAAACAGCGCCTCGCGCCCCTGCGCCACGAGATGCGCCACCGAAGCGCGGATGTTCTCCACGTTTTCGTCCAGCGTGATCTCCAGCGCGTCGGTCACGTGGAAATCATGGGTCTTGCCCACAAGGCAGACCGAAGGCGTGCCCGCATTGAGCACGCCCGCCAGAACCTCGTCATTCTCCGCGCTCCGCCCGGCCCGCTTGGTCATGCCGAATGCGGTAAAGGTGGCCCTGAGCTTCGGCTTGGCCTCGAAAAACGCGGAGTCCGTCGGGTTCGCCCCCGGCCAGCCACCCTCGATATGGTCGATCCCCAGCCCGTCGAGCAGCGCCGCGATCTCCTGTTTCTCGTCGAGCGAGAACTGCACGCCCTGTGTCTGCTGCCCGTCGCGCAGGGTGGTGTCGTAGAGGTAGAGGCGTTCGGTCATTTCAAGGCCTCCAACTTGGTGGCGTCGAAGTCGGGCCCGGGTTGAAGATCGACACCAGCTTCAGACATCCGGACTTGCACCCCCGCTGCCACAAGTAAGGCCTTAAGAGCATCGACCTCTGAGTAGTCCCCCGATAATTTGGCAGCGTTTCGCAACATATCGAGAGCCATAGCCAGTTTGCTCAGTTCTGCGTTAGGGCCAGCCCCAAAACCGTGAGGAATTGCCGCCTCCAAATCTCTGCGCTCGCTCCGACTTTCATCCGACAAAAAGCCCAAAAACCGGGCATTATCTAAAAGTTTCTGGGGTTGTCGATGCAAAGCACGCAGATAACTAAGTGCGAGGTGGGTATTCAAATCCGATGCAAGGGCTTCCAATAAGATCTGTTCAGGCTCGAACTCAGACTCATGTGTCGGCTCCAAATTCCAAGTAAGGTCCATCCAATAACGAAGTGTCTCGAAAGCCTCGCCCCGCTTCTTTTCCGTCCAATCCATCGGCTTTCGGTAATGCGTCCCCAGAAACACAAACCGGATCACCTCCCCCGGCACCCCCTGGTCCAGCAAATCCCGCACGGTGAAAAAGTTGCCCAAGCTCTTGGACATCTTCTTGCCCTCGACCTGAAGCATCTCGTTGTGCATCCATATCCGGGCAAACTCCCCCTCGGGATGAGCGCATTTGCTCTGCGCAATTTCGTTCTCATGATGCGGAAACATCAGGTCATTCCCGCCGCCATGAATATCGAACGACTTGCCCAGCAGCGCATCCGCCATGGCCGAGCACTCGATATGCCAGCCCGGACGCCCCTTGCCCCAAGGCGAGTCCCACCCCGGCTCCCCCGCCTTCGCGGGCTTCCAGAGCACAAAATCCATCGGGTCTTCCTTGTAGGGCGCCACCTCGACTCGCGCCCCTGCGATCATGTCGTCCACCGAGCGGCCCGAAAGCGCCCCGTAGGCCTCGTAAGAGCGCACCCGGAACAGCACATGCCCCTCCGCCTCATAGGCATGGCCGCCCGAAATCAGCCCCTCGATCATCGCCACCATCGCCCCGATCCACTCGGTCGCGCGCGGCATCTCGGTGGGCTCCAGCGCGCCCACGGCGGCCATGTCCTGCAAGTACCACTCCGTCGTTTCCGCGGTGATTTCCCCGATCTCGCGACCGGACTCCTCCGCCCGCGCGATGATCTTGTCATCCACATCGGTAAAATTGCGCACATAGCGCACCGCATCCGCGCCGTAGACATGGCGCAGCAGCCGGAACAGCACGTCAAACACGATGACGGGGCGCGCATTGCCGATATGCGCCCGGTCATACACCGTCGGCCCGCAGACATACATGCCCACCCGTCCCGGCGTGACCGGCTCCAGAAGCTCTTTCTTCCGGGTCTTCGTATTGTGCAGATGAATGTCCATGAAGGCTCCTCGGGGGTCCCCGCGGGCTTTAGCAACTTCATCCTTAGGTGAAAAGAGACCGGGCCCGCGTGACGATGTCAGCGGGTAATGCAGCAGATGATGATCGCGGCGCGGGTCATGAGCTGTCAGTAGCAGCACACCCGCCCCCTGCCAAGCCTCTTGTGCCACGGGCCGGGGCGGGTCAGCCTGCCGGCGAAACGACGGAGGCCATCATGGACAAGTTCGAAACATTCCGCGCCCTGCACGTGCCGGGCAAGCCTTTCATTCTAGCCAATGTCTGGGATGTCGGCTCGGCCCGGATGCTCGCCGGGATGGGCGCCAAGGCGCTGGCAACGTCCTCCGCCGCCCTCGCCTTCGTGCAGGGCAGCGCCGACCTTGGCGTCATCAGCCGCGACGATGCGCTGGCCCATGCCGAAGAGATCGCGGCGGCCACCGATCTGCCGGTGCAGGGCGATTTCGAGAACGGCTTTGGCGATGATCCCGATGTGGTGGCCGAAACCGTGCGCCTCGCCGCCGAGGTCGGGCTGGCGGGCATCTGCGTCGAAGATCTCTCCTACCCCGCCTGCACCCCCTATCCCGCCGAGCTGGCCACCGAGCGGACGAAGGCAGGGGCTGCGGCAGCGCGGGCGCTGAGGCGTGATTTTGTCTTCGTGGCAAGGGCCGACGGGGTGATGCACGGGCTCTATGACATGCAAGAGGCGCTGGCCCGCGTCGCCGCTTTCGATGCCGCCGGAGCCGATGCGCTCTACGTGCCCCTGCCCCCCACGATGGACGATCTCGCCCGCATCTGCGCCGCCACGCGCAAGCCGGTCAATGCCCTTGCCGCCGGGGCCTTCACCGCCAGCAGCCTCGGCGATTTCGCCGCCGCCGGCGTGGCCCGCGTCTCGCTCGGCTCTTCGCTGGCGCGGGTGACACACCGCGCGATCTTCGACGCCGCGCAGGCTATGCTGGGGCAAGGCGATTTCACCCCGCTGGCACAGTCGATCTCCGGCGGCGAGGTGGAGGCGCTGATCGCCAAGGGCGCTGCCAGCGCCTGACACCATGTAAAGCGAGGAGGAGCATTATGGACAGAGCCAATGTCAACCAAATCTGCGCCGCCTTTCCCGGGGCCGAGGTCTCCGACCCCTGGGGCGGCGGGCATGATGCCTGGAAGGTCGGGGGCAAGATGTTTGCCTGCATCGGCGCAATGGGCCAAGGCGTGAGCGTGAAGACCGACAGCATCGAGACCGCACAACTGGTGATCGAGGCAGGCCACGGCGAAAAGGCCCCCTACTTCCACCGAAGCTGGGTTCTGCTGCCCTGGGGGATGGTGGAGGATGCCGAGGTCGAGGAGCGCCTGCGCAGCTCCTATGCTCTCATCCGCGCCGGTCTGACCAAGAAGGCCCAGGCCGCGCTGGCCCCCTTCACAGCCTGAAAATCCTTGCCAGACTCGCGCCCTCATGGCCAAATTCGGCCATGACATTTCAAATCCGCGTATTTCGCCCCGCCCAATTGCTTCTGGCCGTTCTGGCCCTCACCCTGCTGCCTGCGCTTGCCCGCGCCCAGAGTTATCCCGACCTTCCGTCGACCTATGTGCTCGACGATGCCTCGGTTCTGTCGGACGCGCAGGAAACGGCCATTGCCGAGGCACTGGCCAAACTGAAGGCCGAGAACGGCGTGGAGATGGCAGTGGTCACGGTGATGTCGACCGCGGATTACGGCGGCTTCGACACCATCGAGAGCTTCGTGACCGGGCTCTTCAATGAATGGTCTCTGGGTGACGAGGAAAAGGGCGATGGCATCCTGCTGTTTCTCGCCCGCGCCGACCGCGAGGTGCGTGTCGAGCTGGGCAGCGGCTTTGGCGCCGAATACGACAAGGAGAGCGCGCGTATCATCGACGAGGTGATGCTGCCCGCCTTCCGCGAAGATCGCTATGGCGACGGTGTGAATGACGGCGCGATGGCCGTGATCACCCGCATCGCCACGCCCTTTGCCACCCCGGCCTCCGCCTCGGGTGGCGAGAGCGCGGCGGCGGATGGCGAAAAGTCGGGCGGCGGCATGACCCTCGGCATCATCGGCGCGGTGATTGCCGGGGTGGTCGGCCTTGTCGTGTTCGGGGCCAAGCGCGCCAAGGCCAACCGGGTCTGCGACGCCTGCGGGGCCAAGGGGCAGGTCACGATCAAGAATCGCACCGTGCAGCAGGCCACCGAAACTTCCAACGGTCTGGGCGAGAAAACCACCACCTGCGGCGCCTGCGGCCACACCAAGACAGAGCCCTACACCATCCCCCGCAAGAGCAAGCCTTCCAAGACCGCCGAAACCGGCGGCGGCAAGTCCGAAGGTGGCGGCGCATCGGGCAAGTGGTGACGGGCTGAGCCTGCCCGCCCTCCCGGCCGGGCCCGCCTCACAAACGCGTCACGCGCTGTTACAGCCGGTTGCCAGCGGGTCGTGCAAAGCGCCATAACCCCCTGAAACCATGGGGATGGCTCACCAATGCTCGACGGCGTCGCACGAAGGCTGATCGACCCGCCGCTCAACCGCGCCGGTTTGGCGCTGGCGGCGCGCGGCTGGCAGGCCGATCATGTCACGCTGGCCGGGCTGGGGCTCGGGCTGGTGGCGGCTGCGCTGATCTGGGCCGGGTTGCCGGGCCTCGCGCTGGTGCCGCTTCTCGCCTCGCGCCTTGCAGACGGGCTCGATGGCGCTGTGGCCCGCGCCACCGCCAAGACCGACTTTGGCGGCTACCTCGACATCTGCGCCGACTTTGCCTTCTACGCCGCGATCCCGCTGGCCTTCGTTCTGGCCGACCCGGGTGTGCATGGCGCGGCCGGGGCCTTCCTGCTCGCCAGTTTCTACATCAACGGCACCACCTTTCTGGGCTACTCGGTGCTGGCCGAGCGCGCGAAGATGCAGACAACGTCGCGCGGGGCAAAGACCCTCTACTTCACGGGCGGACTGCTGGAGGGCACCGAGACCATCGTGTTCTTCTGCGCCCTCTGCCTGCTGCCGGGGCTCTTCACCCCGCTGGCCTGGGCCTTTGGTGGCCTATGCCTCGTCACCGCCATCAGCCGGGTTCTACTCGCCCGCCACACATTCACCGGGGAGGAAACCCAATGAAACACACCCTCGCACTGCCGCTTACCCTTGCCCTCGGGCTCGCCAGCCCGGCCCTCGCCGGTCCGGACCCCGAGAGCCTGAGCACCGGGCTGACCCCGGAGGCCTGGCAGGAGGTGCGTGCCGCCGCAGAGGGCCAGACCGTCTATTGGCACGCATGGGGCGGCTCGACCACGACCAACGCCTTCATCGACTGGGTCGGAACCCGGGTGAAGGAAGAGTACGGCGTGACCTTGGAGCACGTGAAGCTTTCGGACACCGCAGATGCCGTAGGCCGCGTGCTCGCCGAGCAGCAGGCCGGTCAGAACGAGGACGGCGCGGTCGACCTCATCTGGATCAACGGCCCGAACTTCGCCGCCATGAAGGGCCAGAACCTGCTGTTCGGCCCCTTCGCCGAGAGCCTGCCCAACTGGCAGTATGTCGACGTCGAGAACAAGGACGTGCAGACCGACTTTACCGTGCCGGTCGAGGGCTACGAGGCACCCTGGGCCATGGCGCAGGTGGTCTTCATCCACGACGAGGCCCGCCTGCCCGAACCGCCCCGCTCGATGGCGGCCCTGCTCGAATGGGCCAAGGCCAACCCCGGCCGCTTCACCTTTCCCCAGCCGCCCGACTTCCTCGGCTCGACCTTCCTCAAGCAGGCCTTGATCGACCTAAACGGCACGGATGAGGCCCTCTCGGAGCCGGTCGACGCGGCGGACGATTACGCCGCCAGCACCGAGGCCCTCTGGTCCTTTATCGACGCCCTCACCCCCAACCTCTGGCGCCAGGGCCGGGCCTACCCGCAAACCGGGCCGCGCCAGTTGCAGCTCATCGCCGATGGCGAGGTGGACCTGGCGATTTCCTTCTCCCCGGGCGAGGCCTCGGCCGCCATTGCAAACAACGAGCTGCCCCCCACGGCGCGCACCTATGTGCTCGACGGCGGCACCCTCGGCAACGCCAGCTTCGTCGCGATCCCCTACAACTCCTCCGCCAAGTCGGGCGCGATGATCGTGGCCGATTTCCTGATGTCCCCCGAGGCACAGGCCAGGGCGCAAGACCCCGAGGTGCTTGGCTACGGCACGGTCCTCGCGATGGACAAGCTGGGCGCCGATGAGCGCGCCGCCTTCGAGGCGCTCGACCTAGGGGTTGCCACCCTGTCGCCCGAGGAACTCGGCAAGGCGCAACCCGAGCCGCACCCGTCCTGGACAACCCGGCTGACCGAGGACTGGATCGCAAAGCACGGCGTGAAAGAGTGACCGAGGGCGGCGCCCCTTCTCCCTGCAAGCCGGTCTCGCCTGCGCGAAGAGCGGCCGGGGGATGAGGCGCCGCACAACCCGACCATGAGCCTGCCCCGCGCCACCCTGCCCGCGCTCACCATCGCGCTGCTGACGCTGCCTGTCGGGCTGGGG of Oceanicola sp. 502str15 contains these proteins:
- a CDS encoding YgcG family protein, coding for MTFQIRVFRPAQLLLAVLALTLLPALARAQSYPDLPSTYVLDDASVLSDAQETAIAEALAKLKAENGVEMAVVTVMSTADYGGFDTIESFVTGLFNEWSLGDEEKGDGILLFLARADREVRVELGSGFGAEYDKESARIIDEVMLPAFREDRYGDGVNDGAMAVITRIATPFATPASASGGESAAADGEKSGGGMTLGIIGAVIAGVVGLVVFGAKRAKANRVCDACGAKGQVTIKNRTVQQATETSNGLGEKTTTCGACGHTKTEPYTIPRKSKPSKTAETGGGKSEGGGASGKW
- a CDS encoding CDP-alcohol phosphatidyltransferase family protein is translated as MLDGVARRLIDPPLNRAGLALAARGWQADHVTLAGLGLGLVAAALIWAGLPGLALVPLLASRLADGLDGAVARATAKTDFGGYLDICADFAFYAAIPLAFVLADPGVHGAAGAFLLASFYINGTTFLGYSVLAERAKMQTTSRGAKTLYFTGGLLEGTETIVFFCALCLLPGLFTPLAWAFGGLCLVTAISRVLLARHTFTGEETQ
- a CDS encoding ABC transporter substrate-binding protein, which codes for MKHTLALPLTLALGLASPALAGPDPESLSTGLTPEAWQEVRAAAEGQTVYWHAWGGSTTTNAFIDWVGTRVKEEYGVTLEHVKLSDTADAVGRVLAEQQAGQNEDGAVDLIWINGPNFAAMKGQNLLFGPFAESLPNWQYVDVENKDVQTDFTVPVEGYEAPWAMAQVVFIHDEARLPEPPRSMAALLEWAKANPGRFTFPQPPDFLGSTFLKQALIDLNGTDEALSEPVDAADDYAASTEALWSFIDALTPNLWRQGRAYPQTGPRQLQLIADGEVDLAISFSPGEASAAIANNELPPTARTYVLDGGTLGNASFVAIPYNSSAKSGAMIVADFLMSPEAQARAQDPEVLGYGTVLAMDKLGADERAAFEALDLGVATLSPEELGKAQPEPHPSWTTRLTEDWIAKHGVKE